From Punica granatum isolate Tunisia-2019 chromosome 1, ASM765513v2, whole genome shotgun sequence:
TGCAGGCCTCAGTCTTAGAGGTTGTTGTCAAGGACAAGGATCTCATGAAGGACGACTTTGTTGGAATTGTAAGGTTTGATGTCAATGAGGTTCCACTCAGGGTCCCACCTGATAGTCCCCTGGCACCAGAATGGTGCCGCCTTGAGGACAAGAAGGGGGAGAAGATCAAGGGGGAGTTGATGCTTGCAGTTTGGATTGGGACTCAGGCTGATGAGGCATTCTCTGATGCATGGCATTCTGATGCTGCCACGCCTGTTGAGAGCACCCCAACAGCATACACTCTGATAAGATCAAAGGTTTATCACGCTCCAAGGTTGTGGTATGTCCGGGTCAATGTCGTTGAAGCACAGGACCTGGTTCCAACTGAGAAGAACCGGTTTCCTGATGTTTATGTGAAGGCCCAGATAGGGAACCAGGTAATGCAATGCAAATAGAATTGGCCGGGAATCTTGTTTTGTGGAGAGAAGTGTTCTTAATCCCTCAGACTACATCTACAAATGTCATTCTGATTATATTTCTTAAACCAGGTTATGAAGACAAGGACTGTTCCAGCTCGTACACTGAACTCGATGTGGAATGAGGATCTTTTGTTCGTCACTGCAGAACCTTTTGAAGATCACTTGATACTCTCAGTAGAGGATCGTGTGGGTCAGGGTAAAGACGAGATCATAGGAAGAGTGATCATCCCTCTTAGCTTGGTGGAGAAGCGGGCAGATGATCGGGTTGTCCACTCCCGGTGGTTCAACCTGGAGAAGCCTGTGGCGGTGGATGTGGACCAGCTGAAGAAGGAGAAGTTCTCAAGCAGGATCCATCTCCGGATCTGCCTTGATGGAGGGTACCATGTCCTTGACGAATCTACACACTACAGCAGTGATCTCCGGCCGACAGCGAGGCAACTATGGAAGCCCTCGATCGGGGTGTTGGAACTCGGGATTCTAAATGCCACTGGCCTCCACCCAATGAAGACCCGAGATGGGAGGGGGACTTCAGACACATACTGTGTTGCCAAGTACGGCCACAAGTGGGTCCGCACGAGGACACTTGTGGACAACTTATGTCCCAAGTTCAATGAACAGTACACTTGGGAGGTCTTCGACCCAGCCACAGTGCTGACTGTGGGTGTCTTCGACAATAGCCAGCTTGGAGAAAAGGGATCCAATGCGAGCAAAGATTTGAAGATCGGGAAGGTAATGATTGAGAACCATGAACTCAAGAGAATCAGAATAGACATTCTTGAGGAATGTGAATGAAAGACTTGTTTAGGAGTGGAACATAAGATTAAATAGTCCGTTTCCATTCTATCATCCCAAATGAATCACCAGTTACAAAAACCACCAGGGTCTGTGCCTCGTACCCCTGTATGGTCGTCGAAATCTATTTTGGTGACAAGTCTATTAAATACATGCACCTAGTTAGAAAAAGAACGATCTATGTTATGGTAATTGAAAGATATACGGATGCATCGATAATTCTTCCTTGATATCTGATCTTACCACATCCAGGTGAGGATCCGAATATCAACCCTTGAGACGGGCCGTGTCTACACGCACTCCTATCCATTGCTTGTCCTGCATCCCACTGGAGTAAAGAAGATGGGAGAGCTCCACCTGGCTATTCGTTTCTCCTGCACTTCCTTCATGAACATGCTCTACATCTACTCACGGCCATTGCTGCCAAAGATGCATTATGTTCGCCCCTTCAATGTGATGCAGCTCGACATGCTCCGTCACCAGGCAGTAACGATCGTGGCAGCTCGGCTCGGGCGTGCTGAGCCACCGCTACGGAGGGAGGTGGTTGAGTACATGTCAGATGCGGACTCCCACCTTTGGAGCATGCGGAAGAGCAAGGCAAACTTCTTCCGCCTCATGTCAGTTTTATCGGGTCTATTTGCGGTCGGGAAATGGTTCGGTGATGTCTGTATGTGGAGGAATCCAATCACAACTGTCCTCGTTCACATCCTCTTCCTGATGCTCGTCTGCTTCCCAGAGCTGATACTCCCGACTGTGTTCCTCTACATGTTCCTTATTGGGGTGTGGAATTTCCGCTACCGTCCACGTTACCCGCCACACATGAACACGAGGATCTCCCAGGCTGAAGGGGTCCACCCTGATGAGCTGGACGAGGAGTTCGATACATTCCCAACCAGCAAGAGCCCCGACCTGGTGAGGATGAGATACGACAGGCTGAGGAGTGTGGCAGGCCGGATACAGACCGTGGTAGGTGATGTGGCAACCCAGGGGGAGCGGATGCAGGCGCTGCTGAGTTGGCGGGACCCACGTGCCACGGCAATTTTTGTGACATTCTGCCTTGTGGCAGCGCTCGTGCTGTACGTAACGCCATTCCAGATGATCGCAGCCCTGTCAGGGTTTTACATGATGAGGCATCCGAGGTTCCGACACCGTCTTCCCTCTGCGCCTATCAACTTCTTCCGCCGCCTGCCGGCCAGAACCGACAGTATCCTGTAAATCCAACGTGTTTTATCTGAATTACGATAGTGTAGCGAAGCGAGCCGTTGGTAGTCTTGAGCTGCGGCTGTCTTTGGGCCAATAAAGTCAGTCCCCTGTTTCAGTTTCATTATTGTAAACTTTCACTAGCTTTAATTATTTGATGATGAGTAATGATTTAATTATTCCATCTGCTGTTGTGACAAGCATTTTAGATTTTCCCATACAATCTTATATAACATTCACAAGTCTGCAAGGCAAATAATGCATATATTATATGGTGGTCTCCGTCAGATGGCCTTAAAATGTTTCGTTTTCAAATAggtttttcttaattttctgagcttttttaataaaaatatttttaaaatatttaaaatatataaatataaattttgtggaatcgtttattaatttttcgatCTCTAAATCAAATAATTAGATTTTGTGGAATAATTTAACTTCATTGATGAGGATATGTGTACTTATATAGGACCAAACCCAAGGACAATCACGGGAAGAATccgaagaaagaaaaaaactattaaaattttcattgggcttatacgggaTTGTattcatttccacttaaaaacttaagctgataagtggtaatactcaagccatatattaacccatgtattttcctttttctttttcgatgtgagatttattccattttactcctcaacacccgctctcacgtgcaacgtgCAGTCTATTTCTGCATatacgttgtcacgtgcccttaaacactcgccctcaacaattgatctcgagccgggctcatcttccgtgctcgggcgagggggACACTAACACGAGGTGCACTTTTGGCTGCAGTCGACATACTGGGCCTggcgtggtgtgggtgtgcACACGCACATAGGCACGCATACATGTAACATAGGTTCTGATACCATGTGAATAATTGGAAGAATCCGACTTAATATTCATTGAATCGTTCGATACAGTTTATAGACTGTGTAGTCTTACAAAAGGGGAAACTAATTAATGTCATAATCCTAATATCTATGACGGTATATACAAGTTCCTAATATACAATCTGTAATAGAAACCTCCAAAAATTGTCTAATATACGTGAATAAGAATATATACAAAACTCTCATAATACAAATCAGAATATACTTTTTAGATTTTGTATGATATGTtataaataagaatataacccacataaataaacaatgcttattcaatttttaaagaGCACTATTGTTATAAGTATGCTCTCAAAAAGTGCGTCTATTACTAAATGTGAGTTTACTCTGTTATTGTTTCACTTGAAATTCTTTCCCATATGCAATGTTATGCTttgaatttgtttttttctttcattcctATGGGTTTATGAAACTCTTTTCAACTAAGGAACAAGCAAGCGGCCAAGAATATGAGAATTCGCTGCATCATTCTTTTTAGGTGGGTTCAGTAATCAGATGGAATTTTTTCGGTTACTAGCTATGAAATTGATTAGTGGAATTTCTCTTATCTTTACTATGTTGAAGAATTTTATAAAGATAAACCAACTTCCGAGAAGAATCATTGTTCTTaaatttttggtttttttttatctcacattctatttttcaaattggtTATGGTGATTTAAATATCTTAAGATAATCTcttctatatttttattatatatagtttatattATTGGATCATCTCAACTTCAAGGTTAGCACCGTATTATCCAGGTTTATTGTTTCTTTAAAGGTTTGACTAGATATGCCTTttgatgagttttttttttatccttttttgttAATCTTTGGCATGATATCATACATTTATGGAACTATATATTAGTATCATAAGTTTTCATACTTGTGTAACGCTAAAAGGAATTTTTTTGATCtcttgaatatttttaaaacaacaaatatttttaattattttaatttatatatagatatagatttatgaGACAATTCGTTatcttttcgatttttttagctttctttagaaaaagaattcttaaaattttatttttagaatctttaagagatatatatatatatatataaatttaggaaaaattgcaatggtggtccaaaaagttttacaaatgtttcaatatgatacaaaaagtttttttttccacttgatggtacaaaatgtttcaaagttgttttagTATAGTACGAACCGTCATCTTGCAATTGATATCGTCAAATCGAcactgatggtgcaaaatcggTTTTTGTGGAATGTTACATGAtagtgcaaaatgttttaaagttgtaacttaatagtacaaaatgttttacgtaagttacatgatagtGCAAATTTTACAgatcttgtaaaggacggcttgacagcatcaatggcgagatgatggtttgtactatactgaaacaacttcgaacattttgtaccatcaaataacaaaaaaaactttttgtactatattaaaacatttgtaaaactttttgatcACCAGTACAATTTACccataaaattattaaatggatcatttatctctcgagttttgAGCTTCTTTACAATAcgaactttttattttttaatacataAGGTCTTTATTAGACTGGtctattttttgtttttgcatttataatacataattttataataaaaatagaaaaagaaatcacaTTCTATGTTGTTCGACacactagtatatatatataattagaggCGAATTTAGGACTCAAAACATAGTGGGTGCATAAATACAATCTATTTTGatcttataaaatattaatatttataattttagaataCTGCTAATAAAAAGGCAAATAAAAGCTTAATCGCGAATATACGAACATATTGTAACATTTTACGATGTTCTCCAGATTTCTGTAATTTTATATTGGGATTATCAATTAATCTATCTAATACTCAAAAAGGAGAAGGAAAGTTTTGTCTAAATTTATCTTTCCCATTTTACCTACAATagatatattcaaattaataagaGCCATTCAtatagagttaaagtaataaAATGACTTAAAAACTACCCATTTACATTTCaaatctctattttttctctccctcatctctctcttctttcctctcttttctctctccacTCTTATCTCTTTTCCTCTAAGtcacttttccttttcaaaaattttatattttctcttcACTCTCACCCATTTCTCTCTATGTCACttttcttttagaatttttctaaCAACCCTGCACGTAGTGCGGGTATACGTAtagtatatatgaaagcaacATACGAGGTGGGTTTGGTCAGATTACCTTAAAACGCTTcgttttttaatgaaattttctcagttttttgaattttaaaaattttaaaatatcttttattatgaaattaacaataaaatcttttgaaattattttagaatataatattccattttaaaaacaccgaaaatatcataaaatcttTGAATACTAGGTGATCTCCTATTGCACTTAGAATtttctaggttttattttttttattttttaaaaatatctcatcataaaattcgatttcttgatgtcattaatttttataatatatataacataatgtattttaaataaatgagaGGATTTTATAATATAGGAAAAACTGCACcatatatcataatatttaCCTGTTGTCTTAGTTTTATCCAAACgttgatttttttcataagCTATCCTAACGTTAACggtttggtttcaaatctatcccgtcGTAAAAATTCTGTCTATTTTTTACGGAAATGCTGACATGGAGAGTATGTGGGTCCGATATAAGGGAAGAATTACACTACGCATCCCAACCTTTTtgttatttctcaattttattctaATCTTTTGAtgctttctcaattttatcctaacATTTTTATAGTTTCTCAGTTTTATCCTAATattttactgttttctcaATATTATCCCAACCagttgggataaatttgagaaattatgaaaagattaggataaaattgagaaaaaaaaagatcggataaaattgagaaaatattaaaatgttgGGATACatagtattatttttcccTTGTATCGGGACCCACACACTCTCTACGTCAATTTTATTAAGCAATTAACGCGTTACGTTAgtttttccataaaaaatgGATAGAGCATTTATTGCATGATAGATTAGACACCAAACCATTGACATTAGATAccttaaggaaaaaaagacgttggaataaaaataaaataatatgtaaAGCTTGGAATATATGATGTTATTTTTTCAAtgtagatattatttaataatcttgaattcttaatattaaagttatctcatcataaaatttattttcttaatttcgttaatatttataatatatataacataatgtatttgaagtaaatgagaagattttataatatgtatagatattatgtaataatcttggatttttaaaataaaaattattatttcatcacataaatTGTAACATCAAAAAAAGTATATagtcatacataatataagtatattaataaatgatcTTAAAACGCTCGGTTTTTTAGTGGAAtttaataagtatatattagtatatatttcatgaaatgaattttctagattgttatttatttatttatatttttggaattatttttaacaaaagtattttttaaagatatctcatcataaaattctatttctttatttctttaatttttataatttatataacataatgcattgaaaataaattataagattttatttatatgtatagatattacttaataaacttgaattttttaaaattaaaataaatatttcatcacatcaatattaacatgaaaattagtgtatattagtatatatatgtatacataatataaatatattaatatatggttaCGTGGATAACCTTCAATATATACAGGAAGAAAAAATATCTATAAATTGTACGTTTTTatagttatttatttttaaaaaatagattaggtaatattttatagatatgtatgaactatattttctttaaaaaaaattaaatttgttcaccaaaaaagaaacacaaatcaaattatattttatctagaTTTTATTTGATAGTTATAAATAGGAATTATCATACACATGCACATGGGCATATTCAGCTCTCAAACAATACACTACAACTAGACACGAGCTCTTGAAATGTATGTCTATCCCTAAATGCAAGTgagtaaattaaatttatactttgatttttttctcttatttttattgtaatttttcatttttatctaatgtttgccttttttttcctcacaTTCTTTCTCAAAATTGGTGACGTGAGTGTCATCTCTCCAACGGCTATCCATATACGCAAGCTCTCAGAAGTAAGCTCATCTACCACTAAACATGAAtgttatttgtttattttattatttttgtttcacttttGACTCTcaaatgaatttttctttataatttttaattataattactttttagATTGGTGTACTATCTCATATAATGCACGGGCTTCACGACTAGTCTACGTATATATTGAAGTCTCCTAGGAACCAACATGGACTTAAATAATTCCTGAAATTCAAACCTGGAAGTTCATGGAATATAAGTCTTTCCTAAGCTAAGAGTTGACAATTTTATGCACAGTTGTAAAGTTGAACATTATAGGATGAACAGAATCAGCGATAAACTAAAAATATCTCGTGAACttgtccaaaaaaattaacaaggatataaattaaagaaaacaaatcaCATATCAGATCTCATTatctctataaaaaaaaaatgtcgtGTTCAACAGCAGACATTTTGACGTGCATGCAGACCTTTCTCCTCTTCTGAAGCTGCTGAGACTTAGGGAACGTGCATCCAAGTACACAACCGATCACAGGAGAAGCTACTAGAAAAACCATGGAGCAGAGCAGCAGTGGAGGCACCAGCACCGAAGAGACTCGGACATGGCTGTTTCATTGTCCAAGAAAAGGTCTTCTTCCAGCAGCAAAGCAGCTGCTGAAGATGTCGTGGAGAGACCGGGACGGGACTATTGCTATCTCTGCAGCGTTCTCTGCAAAGTCCTGTACAGGATTCCTGTTGCtgtcctcctcctcttcctcctcttcctctggTCCTCCTCGACCACCATCATTTCCGGGAAGATCGTCCATGTCTGCGTCTCGTCCCGGAAGCTTAACAACCTCTACTGCCTCTCCGCTGGCGCCCAGTCTCAGCCCAGCTTCGAGCTCCCGGAAGTTCCAGTTTTCAGGAACATCTCCAGAGTCTTGAGCAATGATGAAGATATTACGAAGGAGACTGCTGGTGCTGCTCGGGAAAGTTCACTCCCGGTTTTGACCTTCTCTGGAATCCCGAGCATTGACCGCAATAGCTCGAAAGCAGTCTCTAGTGTTGTTCCAGAAAACCCAGTCCCCGTTCCGGTCCCGATTATTAAGACCAGTGTTGAAAAGGAGCCGGAGGAGGACACTGCAGATGCCATGAAGGCCGTTAAGGAGCAGCTGGATGTGCATAGATCGTGGGTTTCATCACATTCTGGGAATAATATGAAGTGTGACGGGAAGGGGATTTATGTCTATGATTTGCCGTCAAAGTTCAACAAGGACCTCATCGGTCAATGCAGTGACATAGTTCCCTGGATTGATTTCTGCAAGTATTTCGAGAACAATGCCATGGGAGAGCCGATCCCAAAGCTCGGAGACCATTGGTATGGAACGCACCAGTATTCACTGGAGCCAATCTTCCATTCCAGGATCCTAAAGCATCCTTGCAGGTAGCGCTTACAAGCTCTGAAATGATAATATAATTCTGAGCCGCATATACGATTGCACTGAAAGACAGGAAACGATTCAACTTGTTCAATAATTCAATCCACGTCTTCCATTAACTTGTTTTATACATTATGCCGCCAATCTCACCCAGCGGTGTAAACGGCATCCGTTGCTTGCAGGGTTTACAATGAGAATGAAGCCAAGCTCTTCTATGTTCCCTTCTATGGAGGACTAGATATCCTGAGATGGCATTTCAAGAATGTCTCCACTGAACTAAAAGACAGCCTGTCTCTGGAGCTGATAAAGTGGCTCGAGCAGCAGAAACTGTGGACGAAAAATTCCGGAAAGGACCATGTCTTTGTACTAGGCAAGATCTCATGGGATTTCAGGAGGAATAGCGACTCCACTTGGGGGACTAAATTCCTGGAGCTCCCTCAGATGCAGAACCCAGTGAAGCTCCTGATCGAGCGGCAGCCCTGGCATGTGAACGACATTGGGATCCCACACCCGACGAGCTTCCACCCGCAATCGGACAGCGACATCATTGCCTGGCAACAGAAGATAATTCAGTCCCCCCGCCGGAGCCTAATCAGCTTTGCAGGTGCCGCCAGGCCAGGTGCGCCCGAGAACATCCGTTCAGTGCTCATTAGGCAATGCATGGAGGCAGGAGAAGGCAAGTGTCGGTACCTAGATTGCCGGTCAGAGAAGTGCGACATGCCGGAGACAGTAATCGAGACTTTCATGGAATCGGAGTTCTGCCTTCAGCCTCAGGGTGACAGTCCGACAAGGAAGTCACTGTTCGATTCCCTCGTGTCAGGATGCATCCCGGTCCTATTCGACCCATTCACAGCCTATTACCAGTACCCCTGGCACTTGCCTGAGGAACCGGAGAAGTACTCAGTGTTCATAGACCACAACGAGGTGAGGAAATCGAGAGTGAATGTGATGGAGCGGCTCATGAAGATCTCCAGGCAAGAACGAGAGGACATGAGGAGCTACATTGTGTACAAGCTGATGCCTGGACTGGTGTACGGCGATCCAAGCTCCGAGTTCAGTAAATTTCAGGATGCGTTTTTTATAGCAGTGAATAATCTTCTCGAGAGGGCTAGTAGAATATGACCATGAAATCATATGcgaattttttgtatttagtTTTTCTTGTTAATTATTT
This genomic window contains:
- the LOC116193247 gene encoding FT-interacting protein 7; translated protein: MMSNLKLGVEVVGAHNLLPKDGQGSSSSFVELSFDGQRFRTTVKQKDLNPVWNETFYFNISNPTNLHNLTLEVYVGSADSRNSFLGKVSLTGTSFVPYSDAVVLNYPLEKRTIFSHVRGELGLKVYITDDPNINSSNQAPAFEIKDPALAQFKQKVEARHTFHHLPNPDHHSHSANRPPPAPAIPHRDHVPERDLGPKIVGVDQMKPDPHPPKLVRMYSAASAQPVDYALKETSPFLGGGRVVGGRVIRPDKKASTYDLVEQMHFLYVRVVKAQELPAMDVTGSLDPFVEVKVGNYKGITKHFEKKQNPEWNQVFAFSRERMQASVLEVVVKDKDLMKDDFVGIVRFDVNEVPLRVPPDSPLAPEWCRLEDKKGEKIKGELMLAVWIGTQADEAFSDAWHSDAATPVESTPTAYTLIRSKVYHAPRLWYVRVNVVEAQDLVPTEKNRFPDVYVKAQIGNQVMKTRTVPARTLNSMWNEDLLFVTAEPFEDHLILSVEDRVGQGKDEIIGRVIIPLSLVEKRADDRVVHSRWFNLEKPVAVDVDQLKKEKFSSRIHLRICLDGGYHVLDESTHYSSDLRPTARQLWKPSIGVLELGILNATGLHPMKTRDGRGTSDTYCVAKYGHKWVRTRTLVDNLCPKFNEQYTWEVFDPATVLTVGVFDNSQLGEKGSNASKDLKIGKVRIRISTLETGRVYTHSYPLLVLHPTGVKKMGELHLAIRFSCTSFMNMLYIYSRPLLPKMHYVRPFNVMQLDMLRHQAVTIVAARLGRAEPPLRREVVEYMSDADSHLWSMRKSKANFFRLMSVLSGLFAVGKWFGDVCMWRNPITTVLVHILFLMLVCFPELILPTVFLYMFLIGVWNFRYRPRYPPHMNTRISQAEGVHPDELDEEFDTFPTSKSPDLVRMRYDRLRSVAGRIQTVVGDVATQGERMQALLSWRDPRATAIFVTFCLVAALVLYVTPFQMIAALSGFYMMRHPRFRHRLPSAPINFFRRLPARTDSIL
- the LOC116192453 gene encoding xyloglucan-specific galacturonosyltransferase 1-like; amino-acid sequence: MAVSLSKKRSSSSSKAAAEDVVERPGRDYCYLCSVLCKVLYRIPVAVLLLFLLFLWSSSTTIISGKIVHVCVSSRKLNNLYCLSAGAQSQPSFELPEVPVFRNISRVLSNDEDITKETAGAARESSLPVLTFSGIPSIDRNSSKAVSSVVPENPVPVPVPIIKTSVEKEPEEDTADAMKAVKEQLDVHRSWVSSHSGNNMKCDGKGIYVYDLPSKFNKDLIGQCSDIVPWIDFCKYFENNAMGEPIPKLGDHWYGTHQYSLEPIFHSRILKHPCRVYNENEAKLFYVPFYGGLDILRWHFKNVSTELKDSLSLELIKWLEQQKLWTKNSGKDHVFVLGKISWDFRRNSDSTWGTKFLELPQMQNPVKLLIERQPWHVNDIGIPHPTSFHPQSDSDIIAWQQKIIQSPRRSLISFAGAARPGAPENIRSVLIRQCMEAGEGKCRYLDCRSEKCDMPETVIETFMESEFCLQPQGDSPTRKSLFDSLVSGCIPVLFDPFTAYYQYPWHLPEEPEKYSVFIDHNEVRKSRVNVMERLMKISRQEREDMRSYIVYKLMPGLVYGDPSSEFSKFQDAFFIAVNNLLERASRI